A stretch of the Vidua chalybeata isolate OUT-0048 chromosome Z, bVidCha1 merged haplotype, whole genome shotgun sequence genome encodes the following:
- the TXNL1 gene encoding thioredoxin-like protein 1, which produces MAGVKVIANDTEFQPELSAAGSRLAVVKFTMRGCGPCLRIAPAFNALSNKYPQATFLEVDVHQCQGTAATNNISATPTFLFFRNKVRIDQYQGADAVGLEDKIKQHLENDPGNSEDTDIPKGYMDLLPFINKAGCECLNESDEHGFENCLRKDSSYLESDCDEQLLITVAFSQPVKLYSMKLQGPDNGQGPKSIKIFINLPRSMDFEEAERSEPTQALELGPEDIREDGIIQLRYVKFQNVNSVTLFVQSNHGDEETTRITYFTFIGTPVQATNMNDFKRVVGKKGESH; this is translated from the exons ATGGCGGGCGTGAAGGTGATCGCCAACGACACCGAGTTCCAGCCCGAGCTGAGCGCCGCCGGCTCCCGCCTGGCCGTGGTGAAGTTCACCATGAGGGG GTGCGGCCCTTGCCTGCGGATCGCGCCCGCCTTCAACGCCCTGAGTAACAAATACCCGCAGGCAACGTTCCTGGAGGTGGACGTGCACCAGTGCCAG GGCACGGCTGCCACCAACAACATCTCAGCAACGCCCACCTTCCTGTTCTTCCGGAACAAGGTGCGGATCGACCAGTACCAGGGAGCAGATGCCGTGGGCCTGGAAGACAAAATCAAACAGCACCTGGAGAATGATCCTGGCAACAGCGAAGACACAGACATCCCCAAAGGATAT ATGGATCTGCTGCCCTTCATCAACAAGGCTGGCTGCGAGTGCCTCAACGAGAGCGACGAGCACGGCTTCGAGAACTGTCTGCGCAAGGACTCCTCCTACCTGGAGTCTGACTGCGACGAGCAG CTGCTCATCACTGTAGCTTTTAGTCAGCCTGTCAAGCTGTACTCTATGAAACTTCAGGGGCCAGACAATG GGCAGGGGCCCAAGTCCATCAAAATCTTCATCAACCTGCCGCGCTCCATGGACTTTGAGGAGGCGGAGCGCAGCGAGCCCACCCAGGCCCTGGAGCTGGGCCCGGAGGACATCAGGGAGGACGGGATCATCCAGCTGCGCTACGTGAAATTCCAGAATGTCAACAGCGTCACT ttgTTTGTCCAGTCCAATCATGGTGACGAGGAGACGACAAGAATCACATATTTCACATTCATTGGCACTCCAGTGCAGGCCACCAACATGAACGACTTCAAACGA